ACCTATGATACAGAGGCAGACGAATTTGACAGCAAGATTGACATGAAATAGATTGAATCATCAAACAAGTTAAATTGCCTACCTTCTGCACACGACCAGAGATTGCCACCAGCCGGCTCTTAATTTGCCTGACTCGCTCAAGATTCAGTGTACTGATCTTTGAAGTTAGCTCATCCAATGCTGGATATGCCTCTTTTTCCAGAGTCACGGTCTGAAAAGAGGGGGCCAGTCACTGTCTACAAGTAGATCACTTTCTGTTTATTTGTGAGAACTACTGATATCTCAAAAGGTAATTCGTAAACTTTACTACTCAGATAGATCAGCTTAAGGGCAGCTTCTACAAGAAGCACGGCTCCATCTATCTATAAGTACAATTGAAACCAACAAGGTCAGTGACTCAAGTTCCTCTAATAAGGCCAGGATTATCGAACTTCTAAAAATTGCTCCAACAAGGCCTCAAGTTCCTCTAATAAGCCATGTGAAGAAATTACCCAACATCCTATGTGACAAGAATGATTTAGGTAGCAAACAAGCCATAATGTGAACCATAACTGGCTAGAACATGCTATCCTTTGATGGCAGATACATCAATCCAGTTGTATTCAAATATGTTGAACCAAAATTTCCAGATATAAGATGAGACACGTACTTCTTCTTCCAGAGATCTACAGGCTGACTCAAGGCACACTTCAAGCGCACGGAACTCAAAAGGTAAAACCTTGGTGCTTCCATCTTTCGCTGAAGCCAATGTTGGCACTCTGCTGCTGTGAGTCATTTCATTTTCACCCGATGAAATAGGAGTCTTCTTACTCATATCCAGTTCATATTCTTTAGATGAACTAGGAGCAGGAAGTGGTGAAGCAATTGCGGATGAGTCACCCTCCATATCAGTGAACTCCGAAGCctataaaaagaagaagaaaaatcacatAGTAATACAGCCCTTTATCACAATTCAGTGAATTCACAATATTGCTTTAGCTAGAAAGCAGGAAATCCAAGTGGGATAGCCTAGAGTCAAAATTAACAGTTGACACAGAGAGAGGAACcctcagaaaagaaaactattTGGCCAATCATATCCTCTTAGGGCATGTATAACGTGAGGAGCTTATATGTGAGTTCTTAAAGAGAGAGAATACAGCCACATCATCAAGCACCTATGTAGAATTTATGTACTCCAATGCAAATCTTTTTTTATAGGTGCTTAGTTAGCTTTTTATACGTCATAAATCCGCACTAGCTTTTTAGAAAAGACAGCTCGTTTATTCAAGTGAATGATTCACTGGATACAGGCATCCTGAATACATCCAGGAACACAACATCGGTAAACCAAACGAGCTGAAAACTCACTTGATCTAGCCAACAAGTGAGCTGCTTCATTTGCACTACGGCTAACATGaacacatactccctccgtttttctATGTAAGGCGTGTAAAATTTTCACTCAAATTTCGAAATGTAAGGCGTGTGCTAACCCACGTGAGCCCACCACGGGTCGCATGCCAAGAGAACAGGCAGTTTCCTTCCGCGGTAGTTAATTGCATGCTCTCAGTTTCGCTAATTGCACGGAGCAGTATCTATCCATACGGTCCATTTTCTCTCTGATGGTTGCATGCACAGAGAAGCCAGCTTTGCCATGCGCGGCAGTTGAGATGCGGGTGATTATATACGTGCGCCTGATTGTTTTGCGTTAATATTCGTGCAAAATTATACACGCCTTACAttaaaaaacggagggagtaagtgcCTCATAAGCATTGGTGCCTAATCAAGCATTCATGCTTCAAAATAAGCACCAATGCCATCTTACATGGCAAGAAAAATCTTTTCATTTTGGCAAGCGCCTCTCTAAGCACTTGCATGGCACATGCTCTTACATGCCTCCAATCACTAGAGTGCATTCACCCAGACATAAGAATTATTATGCGACCGTGTGAAGTTCTGATGTTATTTGGTAAAATGTGCAGTTCAGTTCACCATAAGCCACAATAGAATACAACAGAAAGTAACTTGTATCCTTGGAACCATTTGGCGTTTGGACATGTTTGAAAGCATAGATGCTCTAACAAATGTACTCGACGTCAAGAACAGCACCAGCGAAATTGGCCAGCTGCAATTGCGAGAAACCATGAAATATATCTGATCCCGCGTGATACAACACACCAAAGTATAATTCTTCCTAGCACAGGCAAAATTCAGGCACTAAACCAGTAATGTTATGTTTTCACATTTCCATGTCTTGTTTCAGATTTGGATAAACAATGCCAAGCATTGACACTACATATGAACtcgaatataaaataaaagggTTTCCACACACTTTTCTTATCCACCCACAATTCAGATATCTTGCCATGGTTACTACGAAATCATAAGCCTAGAAGCAAGCAAATGATGAATCGACAGCAAGACTGttgtaaagaaaaaagacCTGGTCCGAAGAGGAAGTGAGCACGCGGGCCTGGAGGTCGCGGACGAAGCGCGCGAAGTCGGGGTCCTTGGAGTTGGGGAGGAGCACCTCGGCGGCGGTGATCACGGCCTTGACGCGCTCCAGGTTGACGACGATGGCGCGCTCGCGGCCCAGGATCGTGGACGGGTAGGACAGCAGCGGGTCGAGCACCCTCAGGTCGCGCGCCGGCAGCCCCGTCCGCGCCATCACCGCGTGCTTCCCGGCCTCTTCCACCCGCGCCCGCCCCGTCGCCGGCACCACCAGCCACTcccggctcgccgccgccgcggcggcagccccGGCCTTCCGCCtcccccctccgccgccgccgcccggcggcgtcgtcgaggGCCTCATCCTTTGTTCCTCGTGTTAGGGTTTCGACGGCGAACGTCGACGAGCGCGTGCAAGGATCCGTAGGTATGTGCGGTCGGCTGCGAGGGTATGTCGATCCCGAGCTAAAATTGGGGGTATTGCCCGCAAATGTTACAAGAACAAATTCGATTGGGTTACCATCAAACTCTCCCAATGCATTGTGTTTTTTAGAGTAATCCTATTGGGCTTGCATGCAGCTGTCCGCTCGAACGACCCAGCCTAATTTCTACGAAGACCGGAAGATGGCCAGGCCATGCAAACTACTCCATCAGCAGTATCAAAAGGCTCCAATGAAAGGCCCAATGGAGCTGGGCTAGTCAATTTCCtctcatgtctaaatacatctaaattttgacaaactttgaCAAACTTGTCTTTAGAGGCAGAAAGACGC
The Brachypodium distachyon strain Bd21 chromosome 2, Brachypodium_distachyon_v3.0, whole genome shotgun sequence genome window above contains:
- the LOC100829890 gene encoding magnesium transporter MRS2-F isoform X1; the encoded protein is MRPSTTPPGGGGGGGRRKAGAAAAAAASREWLVVPATGRARVEEAGKHAVMARTGLPARDLRVLDPLLSYPSTILGRERAIVVNLERVKAVITAAEVLLPNSKDPDFARFVRDLQARVLTSSSDQASEFTDMEGDSSAIASPLPAPSSSKEYELDMSKKTPISSGENEMTHSSRVPTLASAKDGSTKVLPFEFRALEVCLESACRSLEEETVTLEKEAYPALDELTSKISTLNLERVRQIKSRLVAISGRVQKVRDELEHLLDDEMDMAEMYLTEKLTGQDISDASPRVEPRVEVDSPSQLEEDKLKEDRDGDYKSEADGSNGSFNGYKPDIEELEMLLEAYFVQIDGTLNKLSHLREYVDDTEDYINIMLDDKQNQLLQMGVMLSTATVVITAGVAVVGLFGMNIGISLYNPETPEEKAAANVMFWETTWGTVVGCAILYIVAMGWGKRSGLLQ
- the LOC100829890 gene encoding magnesium transporter MRS2-F isoform X2; the encoded protein is MRPSTTPPGGGGGGGRRKAGAAAAAAASREWLVVPATGRARVEEAGKHAVMARTGLPARDLRVLDPLLSYPSTILGRERAIVVNLERVKAVITAAEVLLPNSKDPDFARFVRDLQARVLTSSSDQASEFTDMEGDSSAIASPLPAPSSSKEYELDMSKKTPISSGENEMTHSSRVPTLASAKDGSTKVLPFEFRALEVCLESACRSLEEEVRDELEHLLDDEMDMAEMYLTEKLTGQDISDASPRVEPRVEVDSPSQLEEDKLKEDRDGDYKSEADGSNGSFNGYKPDIEELEMLLEAYFVQIDGTLNKLSHLREYVDDTEDYINIMLDDKQNQLLQMGVMLSTATVVITAGVAVVGLFGMNIGISLYNPETPEEKAAANVMFWETTWGTVVGCAILYIVAMGWGKRSGLLQ